One genomic segment of Scyliorhinus canicula unplaced genomic scaffold, sScyCan1.1, whole genome shotgun sequence includes these proteins:
- the LOC119961120 gene encoding zinc finger protein 239-like, with product SGEKQYTCCVCGRGFSRSSGLMKHKCSHTEETPWKCADCGKGFTSPSQLETHRRSHTGEKPFACSKCGKGFTQSNALRKHQRVHTGERPFTCSQCGKGFINSSKLLTHLRVHTGERPFTCSQCGKGFINSTDLLTHQRIHTGERPFICSKCGNGFIQLSHLQTHQRVHTGVRPFTCSQCGKGFINSINLLAHQRIHTGERPFICSKCGKGFTQSSHLQIHQRVHTGVRPFTCSECGKVFTQSCNLLSHQRVHTDERPFQCPDCGKCFKSSGELMLHQRIHTDERPFRCSHCGNGFTQSSQLIVHQRIHTGERPFACPKCGKGFTRSSDLHMHQRIHTGERRFTCSECGKTFTTSSSQLRHQRGHKPR from the coding sequence agtggggagaaacaatacacgtgttgtgtgtgtggacgaggattcagtcgatcatcaggcctcatgaaacacaaatgcagtcacactgaggagacaccgtggaaatgtgcggactgtgggaaaggattcacttccccatcccagctggaaactcatcgacgtagtcacactggggagaaaccattcgcctgctccaagtgtgggaagggattcactcagtcaaacgccctgcggaaacaccagcgagttcacactggggagaggccgttcacctgctctcagtgtgggaagggtttcaTTAATTCATCCAAACTGCTGACACACctgcgggttcacactggggagaggccgttcacctgctctcagtgtgggaagggtttcaTTAATTCAACCGATCTGCtgacacatcagcgaattcacactggcgagaggccattcatctgttccaagtgtgggaatggattcattcagttatcccacctgcagacacaccagagagttcacactggggtgaggccattcacctgctcacagTGTGGGAAAGGTTTCATTAATTCAATCAATCTGCTggcacatcagcgaattcacactggcgagaggccattcatctgttccaagtgtgggaagggattcactcagtcatcccacctgcagatacaccagcgagttcacactggggtgaggccattcacctgctcagagtgtgggaaggtatTTACTCAGTCatgcaacctgctgagtcaccagcgagttcacactgatgagagaccattccaatgtccagactgtgggaagtgctttaaaagttctggggaactgatgcttcatcaacgtattcacactgacgagagaccgtttaggtgctctcactgtgggaatgGGTTCACACAATCATCTCAGCTCATTGTACACCAGCGAatccatactggggagaggccattcgcctgccccaagtgtgggaagggattcactcgatcatctgacctgcacatgcaccagcgaattcacactggagagagacgaTTCACCTGTTCAGAGTGTGGGAAGACATTCACCACTTCATCCTCCCaactgagacaccaacgaggccacaaacCACGGTGA